A part of Paenibacillus sp. IHBB 10380 genomic DNA contains:
- a CDS encoding cyclase family protein: MPKYVEIGYPIYEGMPVYPGLPEVTIEPRERLDKGDDWNGSVLSIYLHAGTHVDAPWHHLNNGKGIDAVPIEDFIYRKPLLINCPLGPNGFITIEKLEEYEDLYEADILIFNTSNWKHRDTDFEKYANNFPAVSPEAAEYIRTKLPNCKAVAIDTLSIENLTEAKGNGYFVHHAFLDHEKYEEPTMLIYEDINPAPLVGKKLISAFTAPLRIKNHDASVVNVIVEIEE, from the coding sequence ATGCCAAAATACGTTGAAATTGGTTACCCGATTTATGAAGGAATGCCTGTATATCCAGGATTGCCAGAAGTGACAATAGAGCCTAGAGAGCGTTTGGACAAAGGGGATGACTGGAATGGAAGTGTGTTAAGCATTTATCTTCATGCCGGTACTCATGTGGATGCCCCGTGGCATCATTTGAATAACGGTAAGGGAATAGATGCTGTTCCAATTGAAGACTTCATCTACCGAAAGCCACTATTAATCAATTGTCCGCTTGGCCCGAACGGCTTTATCACCATCGAAAAGCTGGAGGAATATGAAGACCTGTATGAAGCGGATATTCTGATCTTTAATACGAGCAATTGGAAACACCGGGACACGGATTTCGAGAAATACGCCAATAATTTCCCAGCTGTCTCCCCAGAAGCTGCCGAATACATCCGTACGAAGTTGCCAAACTGCAAAGCGGTGGCCATTGATACCTTGAGCATCGAAAATTTGACAGAAGCAAAAGGAAATGGATATTTTGTCCACCATGCCTTCTTAGACCACGAAAAGTATGAAGAGCCGACAATGCTTATTTATGAAGACATTAATCCAGCGCCATTGGTCGGAAAAAAGCTCATTTCTGCCTTCACAGCACCACTCCGAATTAAGAACCACGATGCATCTGTCGTTAATGTGATCGTTGAAATTGAAGAATAA
- a CDS encoding DUF6254 family protein → MARQKRRKEAAWKSRKQEQHPHGKIKSLKELSSE, encoded by the coding sequence ATGGCTCGCCAGAAGAGAAGGAAAGAAGCTGCCTGGAAGTCACGAAAGCAAGAACAGCATCCCCATGGTAAAATCAAGTCGCTCAAGGAATTGTCCAGCGAATAG
- a CDS encoding MBL fold metallo-hydrolase: protein MEVSKGVEMLHLDFHGNIIHPTLLWDQEMAVLIDTGFPGQIEDLRVAMEKVGVSFDKLKVVILTHQDVDHIGSLPEILKECGNDVKVYAHELDKPYIQGEIPLIKDGHLENPPKGKVDETLIDGQELPFCGRIRVIHTPGHTPGHISLYLKQSKTLIAGDSMYSVDGILGGIHVPTTLDMNAARLSLKKYVDLDIASVVCYHGGLSNVNVNDQILGLSQGL from the coding sequence ATGGAAGTATCTAAGGGAGTAGAAATGCTTCATCTAGATTTTCATGGGAATATTATTCACCCAACTCTTTTGTGGGATCAAGAAATGGCCGTTTTAATAGACACAGGATTCCCAGGGCAAATTGAAGATTTACGCGTCGCCATGGAAAAGGTAGGAGTGTCGTTCGACAAACTAAAAGTTGTGATTTTGACGCATCAGGATGTGGATCATATAGGTAGTCTTCCTGAGATTTTGAAGGAGTGTGGCAATGATGTTAAAGTATATGCACACGAGCTGGATAAGCCGTATATTCAGGGGGAGATACCTCTTATAAAAGACGGTCACCTTGAGAATCCCCCGAAGGGCAAAGTGGATGAAACCTTGATAGACGGTCAGGAACTGCCGTTTTGCGGCAGGATTCGCGTCATCCATACTCCTGGGCATACTCCCGGTCATATCAGCCTTTATTTAAAGCAAAGTAAGACTCTCATTGCCGGGGATTCGATGTACAGTGTAGACGGGATTCTCGGGGGAATTCATGTCCCGACCACACTGGATATGAATGCAGCTCGTCTCTCTTTGAAAAAATATGTAGACCTTGACATTGCATCCGTGGTTTGTTATCACGGGGGATTAAGTAATGTAAATGTAAATGATCAGATATTAGGACTTAGCCAAGGATTATAA
- a CDS encoding helix-turn-helix transcriptional regulator — protein sequence MQEQYLQHLGDASGVREKLGKLADILTNEGYMAEVKDQGDGSLLFIEKHCPICEAAVACTGLCKNELHLFKTILGNNVHIGVPTIF from the coding sequence ATGCAAGAGCAATATCTACAGCACCTTGGTGACGCATCTGGCGTTAGAGAGAAGCTGGGGAAACTAGCCGATATTCTAACAAACGAAGGCTATATGGCCGAGGTCAAGGATCAAGGCGATGGCAGTCTCTTGTTTATTGAGAAGCATTGTCCGATCTGTGAAGCTGCTGTTGCATGTACCGGGTTATGTAAGAATGAGTTACATTTATTTAAAACCATTCTTGGAAATAATGTTCATATCGGGGTCCCGACAATATTTTAA
- a CDS encoding HesB/YadR/YfhF family protein codes for MLFVVSEKAIYSFKNDWDLKEGQYVRIYAKYVGGGSEAFSIGINVSATPIDPTLVKSIGGFNFFIEKTDAWILQDELLQIDCNEDGIFSNKISY; via the coding sequence ATGTTATTTGTGGTGTCTGAAAAAGCTATCTATTCTTTTAAAAATGACTGGGATTTAAAAGAGGGCCAATATGTAAGAATTTATGCAAAATATGTAGGTGGAGGTTCAGAAGCATTCTCTATTGGTATAAATGTAAGTGCTACACCGATCGATCCAACTTTAGTTAAATCTATTGGAGGATTTAATTTCTTTATAGAAAAAACTGATGCTTGGATTTTGCAGGACGAACTTCTTCAAATTGATTGTAATGAAGACGGTATATTTTCAAATAAAATCTCATATTGA
- a CDS encoding VOC family protein — protein sequence MKLGHIMIFVNDMTKARWFYSELLGLQTLLEQENKLVFALDGCQLIAFKCEKTKEIGDYSNEARTVLVFEVVSVEQTYKEMKEKGIQFLHDKPTQGRYAAFVDPFGNVHEIAESFD from the coding sequence ATGAAACTAGGACATATAATGATTTTCGTCAATGACATGACAAAGGCGAGATGGTTTTATTCTGAATTGCTGGGTTTGCAAACACTGTTAGAGCAAGAAAATAAGCTTGTATTTGCCCTTGACGGCTGTCAGCTTATAGCTTTTAAGTGTGAAAAGACCAAAGAAATTGGAGATTATTCAAACGAGGCTAGAACAGTCTTGGTGTTTGAGGTCGTATCTGTTGAGCAAACTTATAAGGAAATGAAGGAAAAGGGTATTCAGTTTTTGCATGATAAACCTACTCAAGGGCGATATGCTGCTTTCGTTGATCCGTTTGGTAACGTGCATGAAATCGCTGAATCGTTTGATTGA
- a CDS encoding alpha-xenorhabdolysin family binary toxin subunit A: MVKRDISARNLGGKEGSPFLLKKEEWVKIQKYTGDGAYLPVNVKEMRKALALDNAVSLPDFGELYTVNTSIKDHCTNWNDTTYRGILDVAHQIVNYSGRAKVYYAPLLELLPDILEGDNEALEKFQKICKKLASEAKEFGDHAGTLAEAVGKFATDTAADYTNLITVKVKYDKLYGENSQVVKDLRTEVDKLRKELEQYTDEFEDYESQSWLSLLLGPVFGFILKGILDSTKGKMLQAQIEATKQKIEATDATIQRNVYLMSLLDKADVGTDKTQKQIEEALPVIDKIKGIWNSLNADLLALSEITMEDIHDDPEFADLGIEFAISQWVTVGEQANDFRVNADVGFIVDQYIA; encoded by the coding sequence ATGGTGAAAAGAGATATTTCAGCAAGAAATCTTGGAGGTAAGGAAGGTTCTCCTTTTTTACTAAAAAAAGAAGAATGGGTTAAAATTCAAAAATACACAGGTGATGGTGCATATTTACCTGTAAATGTTAAGGAGATGCGTAAAGCTTTAGCGTTGGATAACGCAGTGTCACTTCCAGATTTTGGAGAGTTATATACAGTTAATACAAGTATTAAAGATCATTGTACAAACTGGAACGATACTACCTACAGAGGAATTCTTGATGTTGCGCATCAAATTGTTAATTATTCAGGAAGAGCAAAAGTTTACTATGCACCTTTACTTGAACTTTTACCGGATATTTTAGAAGGTGATAATGAGGCCTTAGAAAAATTCCAGAAAATTTGTAAAAAGTTAGCGAGTGAAGCGAAAGAGTTCGGTGACCATGCTGGAACATTGGCGGAGGCCGTTGGAAAGTTCGCTACTGATACAGCAGCTGATTATACAAACTTAATAACGGTTAAAGTTAAATATGATAAATTGTATGGAGAAAATAGCCAAGTAGTAAAAGATCTTAGAACTGAAGTAGACAAATTGCGGAAAGAGCTAGAACAATATACAGACGAATTCGAAGATTATGAATCTCAATCTTGGTTGTCTTTATTACTTGGTCCTGTTTTTGGTTTTATATTAAAGGGAATTCTTGACAGTACGAAAGGGAAAATGTTACAGGCTCAAATTGAGGCTACAAAACAAAAAATCGAAGCAACAGATGCAACTATACAGCGAAATGTTTATTTAATGTCTTTACTCGATAAGGCAGATGTGGGAACAGACAAAACCCAAAAACAGATAGAGGAGGCACTTCCTGTAATTGATAAAATCAAGGGGATTTGGAATTCTCTTAATGCTGACCTTTTAGCACTTTCAGAAATTACAATGGAAGATATTCATGATGATCCGGAATTTGCCGACCTTGGAATTGAATTCGCAATTTCACAATGGGTAACAGTAGGTGAACAAGCAAATGATTTCCGAGTTAATGCAGATGTAGGATTTATAGTTGATCAATATATCGCATAA
- a CDS encoding DUF1572 family protein yields the protein MDIAFELIESMLVKFRSEKKWTLQALEQLSEEDITSSPTTDSIANLVAHISGAVHSRIETILLDIPDTRDREREFEKGLEMSKEQAIKMTRDAFDIIIQYLERLQSNPELLMTQPFLNLPTLTYSQVNNETTALNLMIAMVREVHYHTGQIIYAAKMRKGQLVWQYD from the coding sequence ATGGATATCGCCTTTGAGTTAATTGAAAGTATGTTGGTTAAGTTTAGATCGGAAAAGAAATGGACTCTTCAAGCACTTGAGCAATTGTCCGAAGAAGATATTACTTCGTCACCAACAACGGACAGTATTGCCAATTTAGTTGCGCATATTAGTGGTGCAGTACACTCTCGAATTGAAACAATCCTCTTAGATATTCCCGACACAAGAGATAGAGAGAGGGAATTTGAAAAAGGGCTAGAAATGTCAAAAGAACAAGCCATAAAAATGACCAGGGATGCTTTTGATATTATCATTCAATATCTTGAACGCCTCCAATCTAACCCGGAGTTATTGATGACACAACCCTTTCTTAATTTACCGACTCTTACATATAGCCAAGTAAATAACGAGACGACAGCTCTCAATTTAATGATAGCGATGGTGAGAGAGGTTCATTATCATACGGGTCAAATCATCTATGCAGCAAAAATGAGAAAGGGACAGCTTGTATGGCAATACGATTAG
- a CDS encoding DUF4179 domain-containing protein: MKTIEEKLEEYKQTLNRVQAPSGLEGRLRDALQRVPTKKRNMNKAVAWISSAVAALILMGGVYEYPALAYYFNKISLNSLSFAEVMNQGLGQRVNKSTTLKDGTVLTINGVIADDNVFRMYYTIDRPAGTEYTDHDFVRYGFDRLQGFLTNSAPLGGGGNPGKNKSQFVGDTEFEPVSPFSRTLTVTFHEWLDNGEKISYPISFDFEANKAMKSIIKEDLSESIAVDKGTIHYDYITASPTSTIVKGHYELEEYPRFSGETKLYVNGTEVGSSAGGGRNPDFQIKFDAFPTDNIQSIELVLENFEGYHKIKEPISLASPSDRSIKVGDEKLWIRSVTKTDTGYDIVIARKQFTFLETDNLFIQAGGNVVPVSSISKERPWDLKNGNIMWEQTYSFNTTDKPEFLLPDEFQYIKTYNKKISIPVDIKK, encoded by the coding sequence ATGAAAACGATCGAGGAGAAATTAGAGGAGTATAAACAGACGTTGAATAGGGTACAGGCTCCGTCAGGACTAGAGGGAAGACTTCGGGATGCACTTCAGCGTGTTCCCACGAAAAAAAGAAACATGAATAAAGCTGTGGCATGGATATCATCAGCTGTTGCAGCGCTCATTCTAATGGGCGGAGTTTATGAGTATCCTGCCTTAGCTTATTACTTTAATAAAATCAGCTTAAACTCTCTAAGCTTTGCTGAAGTGATGAATCAGGGACTCGGACAAAGGGTAAACAAAAGCACAACGCTTAAGGACGGCACTGTCCTTACCATTAATGGTGTGATTGCGGACGATAATGTATTTCGCATGTATTACACCATTGATCGACCTGCAGGCACCGAATATACTGACCATGATTTTGTTCGTTATGGCTTTGATCGATTGCAAGGGTTCTTGACCAATTCAGCTCCGCTAGGAGGAGGCGGGAATCCCGGCAAAAATAAGAGCCAGTTCGTGGGGGACACTGAATTCGAGCCCGTTAGTCCATTCTCTCGAACATTAACCGTTACATTCCATGAGTGGCTTGATAATGGGGAGAAGATATCTTATCCCATCTCCTTCGATTTTGAAGCGAATAAAGCGATGAAGAGTATCATTAAAGAGGATCTTTCAGAATCCATCGCTGTCGATAAAGGAACGATTCACTATGATTACATTACGGCTTCGCCAACTTCAACCATCGTGAAGGGGCATTATGAACTAGAAGAATATCCGAGATTTTCAGGCGAAACCAAGCTTTATGTGAATGGAACAGAAGTTGGATCAAGTGCAGGAGGGGGACGTAATCCAGACTTTCAAATTAAATTTGATGCGTTCCCTACAGACAATATTCAGTCCATTGAACTTGTACTCGAAAATTTTGAAGGATACCACAAAATCAAAGAACCTATCTCGCTTGCGTCACCATCCGATCGATCCATCAAAGTAGGAGATGAAAAGTTATGGATTCGAAGCGTTACTAAAACCGATACAGGCTATGATATCGTCATTGCCAGAAAACAGTTTACTTTCTTGGAAACGGACAATTTATTCATACAAGCTGGCGGTAACGTAGTTCCTGTATCATCGATCTCCAAAGAACGCCCTTGGGATTTGAAGAACGGCAATATTATGTGGGAGCAGACGTATTCTTTTAACACAACGGACAAACCGGAATTCCTGCTGCCGGACGAATTCCAATATATAAAAACCTATAATAAGAAAATATCGATTCCTGTAGATATCAAAAAATAA
- a CDS encoding tetratricopeptide repeat protein — MNTNQRAIECLERNEYDEALRFFKNAVEESRDIQSLTNLAWIYLHEECDKETALKLIEEAIELNPTSHFPYNLLGEIYMEKEMWQLASDALLQSIIIQPSDEAHNNLAVANYHLGQLQEASDYFLLSSKRSDYAMYSHVKCLIELGRKEEAKNKLDTFSENDDEFVGTVEIAELFLELGYFEESVQWFEKGWQTYWKTPDWVSRYVYALFKINNPNRVRDIIKEVIQQKVVDIREAGEEVCNEEWTERENEEYIQQLLDEKNEYEIMYEQISSGYTPSMKYNTSMSTSCYLFGCKRHNHPEYKE; from the coding sequence TTGAACACCAATCAAAGAGCAATCGAGTGTCTTGAAAGAAATGAATATGATGAAGCCTTGAGATTTTTCAAAAACGCCGTAGAAGAATCGCGAGATATTCAATCATTAACAAACCTTGCTTGGATATATCTGCATGAGGAGTGCGACAAGGAAACAGCCTTGAAATTAATCGAAGAGGCTATCGAATTGAATCCTACATCTCATTTTCCTTATAACTTATTAGGTGAGATCTATATGGAAAAGGAAATGTGGCAACTTGCTTCAGATGCTTTGCTCCAGTCTATAATAATTCAGCCTTCGGATGAAGCACATAACAATCTAGCCGTAGCTAATTATCACCTAGGGCAATTACAAGAGGCTTCAGATTATTTTCTTCTAAGCTCAAAAAGATCCGATTATGCAATGTACAGCCATGTAAAATGCTTGATTGAACTTGGAAGAAAAGAAGAGGCGAAAAATAAATTAGACACATTCTCTGAAAATGATGATGAGTTTGTAGGCACAGTTGAAATAGCAGAGTTATTTCTTGAATTAGGTTACTTTGAGGAATCGGTCCAATGGTTTGAAAAAGGTTGGCAAACCTATTGGAAGACACCGGACTGGGTAAGTCGTTACGTGTATGCTTTATTTAAAATAAATAACCCAAATCGCGTTCGTGATATCATTAAAGAAGTAATTCAGCAAAAAGTTGTGGATATCCGTGAAGCTGGTGAAGAAGTGTGCAACGAAGAGTGGACTGAGAGAGAAAATGAAGAATACATTCAGCAACTACTTGATGAAAAAAATGAATATGAAATTATGTACGAGCAGATATCATCTGGCTATACTCCCTCTATGAAATATAACACTTCAATGAGTACAAGTTGTTACTTGTTCGGATGCAAACGACATAATCATCCTGAGTACAAAGAATGA
- a CDS encoding LysR family transcriptional regulator substrate-binding protein: MYFTKIIEVEGSVDFSSVEPIKECVMNGLGISMLPYFNVKRELDNRLFNGEIIKDDQCTISTFVTYHKDKWVSPAMESMIHLIRSYSKDWD, from the coding sequence ATGTACTTTACAAAAATTATTGAAGTTGAGGGAAGTGTAGATTTTAGCAGTGTAGAACCTATTAAGGAATGTGTTATGAATGGACTTGGTATTTCTATGCTTCCTTATTTCAATGTAAAAAGGGAATTAGATAATAGGTTATTTAACGGGGAAATTATTAAAGATGATCAATGCACGATTTCTACATTTGTTACTTATCATAAAGATAAATGGGTTTCTCCAGCCATGGAGAGCATGATTCATTTAATCCGGTCCTATTCTAAGGATTGGGATTGA
- a CDS encoding DUF4275 family protein, with amino-acid sequence MIKEDEINRILENLPEEELNEVYWYVKRIQKKYLFKKNLTEKGVIISELFEESQDIIDLWDRTFAWNISEEVKESIYYNQYRWHIFSYEKQVCSIKETARKEFNEVTKSEIYVMYQDSPYVMLYKNANNVVAEDFDSEQDIYIFDRDFTWTYVHTHESMCGPYYYKVK; translated from the coding sequence ATGATTAAAGAAGATGAAATTAATCGAATCTTAGAGAATTTGCCTGAAGAAGAGTTGAATGAAGTTTATTGGTATGTTAAAAGAATTCAAAAGAAATATCTATTTAAGAAAAATTTAACTGAAAAAGGTGTTATCATTTCAGAATTATTTGAAGAATCGCAAGACATTATTGATTTATGGGATCGTACATTCGCATGGAATATTAGCGAAGAAGTAAAAGAGTCTATTTATTATAATCAATACAGGTGGCATATTTTCAGTTATGAAAAACAAGTCTGTTCAATAAAAGAAACAGCAAGAAAAGAATTTAATGAAGTAACTAAAAGTGAAATATATGTGATGTATCAAGACTCCCCCTATGTAATGTTATACAAAAACGCAAATAATGTAGTCGCTGAGGATTTTGATTCTGAGCAAGACATATATATATTTGACAGAGACTTCACTTGGACTTATGTACATACCCACGAATCAATGTGTGGACCGTACTATTACAAAGTGAAATAA
- a CDS encoding helix-turn-helix domain-containing protein: MAIIINIDVMLAKRKMSVTELSERVGITMANISILKNGKAKAIRLSTLEAICKTLECQPGDILEYKIDEDTQGSNEQSTVLN, encoded by the coding sequence ATGGCCATTATAATCAATATTGATGTGATGTTGGCTAAAAGGAAAATGAGTGTTACAGAACTTTCTGAGAGGGTTGGAATAACGATGGCTAATATTTCTATATTGAAAAATGGAAAGGCAAAAGCGATTCGATTATCAACTTTAGAGGCGATTTGTAAGACTTTAGAATGTCAGCCTGGAGATATTTTAGAATACAAAATTGACGAAGACACTCAAGGATCAAATGAACAATCGACCGTATTGAACTAA
- a CDS encoding HesB/IscA family protein, with protein sequence MIQVSEAASEKIVEILSSANARSFLRVGVEEGGCSGLSYTLIVDEKKTEGDILLNKGEFSILVHTNSIKYIEGLQIDYEESGMLGGFTLDNPNVRASCGCGASFRMANYRGEVKKCD encoded by the coding sequence ATGATACAGGTCAGTGAAGCAGCATCAGAAAAAATCGTCGAAATCTTATCAAGTGCTAATGCCCGTTCTTTCCTTAGAGTAGGCGTTGAAGAGGGGGGATGCAGTGGTTTATCCTATACTCTTATAGTGGATGAGAAGAAAACAGAAGGTGATATCTTATTAAATAAAGGTGAATTTAGTATATTGGTTCACACTAATAGTATTAAATATATTGAAGGTCTTCAAATTGACTATGAAGAAAGCGGTATGTTAGGCGGTTTCACCTTGGATAACCCTAATGTAAGAGCTTCATGTGGATGTGGAGCTAGTTTCAGAATGGCAAATTATCGTGGTGAAGTTAAAAAATGTGATTAA
- the murB gene encoding UDP-N-acetylmuramate dehydrogenase, with amino-acid sequence MNIFDNQIPLEKLKLNEPLKDYTYVRIGGKADMLIHPTAKEEIIKIVEIGKIHQIPLTVIGKGSNIIIKDSGIRGITISLSHFHQIKVSEDKIIAQSGANIIDVSRIALDNTLTGLEFACGIPGSTGGALYMNAGAYGGQIADVVESASLMTKNGEIMNITREEMKLGYRNSIFRRDKYIILEVEFKLEKGNKDVISSKMKELTFKREAKQPLEYPSCGSVFKRPEGHYVGKLIQECNLQGTRIGGAEISTKHAGFIINANNATAEDYLELIKLIKKRVHDKFNIYLETEINILGE; translated from the coding sequence ATGAATATTTTTGATAATCAAATACCTTTGGAAAAGTTAAAATTAAATGAGCCATTAAAAGACTATACTTATGTAAGAATAGGTGGTAAAGCAGACATGCTTATCCATCCAACAGCGAAAGAAGAAATTATAAAAATCGTGGAAATTGGAAAAATACATCAAATACCTCTGACTGTTATTGGAAAAGGATCAAATATAATCATTAAAGATAGTGGAATAAGAGGAATAACTATTTCTCTGAGCCATTTCCATCAAATTAAAGTCAGCGAGGACAAGATTATTGCGCAAAGCGGCGCCAATATTATAGATGTCTCAAGGATCGCTTTGGATAACACCTTAACTGGTCTAGAGTTTGCATGTGGAATACCAGGTAGTACAGGAGGCGCCTTATATATGAATGCGGGTGCTTATGGCGGTCAGATTGCCGATGTTGTCGAAAGTGCGAGTCTTATGACTAAAAATGGAGAAATTATGAATATAACCCGAGAAGAAATGAAACTTGGTTATAGAAATAGTATCTTCAGAAGGGATAAATATATAATACTTGAGGTCGAGTTTAAACTCGAAAAAGGGAACAAGGATGTAATTTCCAGTAAAATGAAGGAATTAACTTTTAAAAGAGAAGCTAAACAACCTCTCGAGTATCCCTCTTGCGGAAGTGTATTTAAACGTCCAGAGGGACATTATGTAGGAAAACTCATTCAAGAATGTAACTTACAAGGAACTCGAATTGGGGGAGCTGAAATCTCTACTAAGCATGCGGGTTTTATCATTAATGCAAATAATGCTACCGCCGAGGATTATTTAGAATTAATAAAATTAATAAAAAAAAGAGTACACGATAAATTTAATATTTATTTGGAGACGGAAATAAATATTTTGGGAGAATAA
- a CDS encoding DUF2975 domain-containing protein encodes MKRVSTNFLKIAIILIGIPILALCIFVVPEIANFATELYPDMAYMKYLVLIDLYATAIPFYFALYQAFKLVSYIDKNKAFSELSVKALKNIKYCAITISILYVVGMPLFYLMAEKDDAPGMILIGLVVIFASMVIAVFAAVLQRLLQEAIDIKSENDLIV; translated from the coding sequence ATGAAACGGGTGTCAACAAACTTTTTAAAAATAGCTATTATTCTTATTGGTATTCCGATTCTTGCTTTGTGCATCTTTGTGGTGCCTGAGATAGCGAATTTTGCTACAGAATTGTATCCAGATATGGCTTATATGAAATATCTCGTGTTAATCGATCTGTATGCAACAGCGATACCTTTTTATTTTGCTCTGTATCAAGCTTTTAAACTTGTAAGCTATATTGACAAGAATAAAGCTTTCTCGGAACTATCTGTAAAAGCTTTAAAGAATATAAAATATTGTGCAATCACAATCAGTATCTTGTATGTGGTAGGGATGCCACTTTTTTATCTCATGGCGGAGAAAGACGACGCCCCAGGTATGATATTAATTGGTTTGGTCGTTATTTTTGCTTCAATGGTGATTGCAGTCTTTGCTGCTGTTCTTCAAAGGCTTTTACAAGAAGCTATCGATATAAAATCAGAAAATGACTTAATAGTCTGA
- a CDS encoding sigma-70 family RNA polymerase sigma factor: MKASHLVKQAIKGNKEALLQLIMADQDAYYRLAYTYMGNEHDAMDAMEDMIVTLYEKIDQLQKGEAFYSWSKTILVNRCKTLLRKKGRFFPLEDEQELSLAAFTDDNPYRHTESELDMQVLLSHLNAQQREAIELRYIHDLPYQTIADMTGAPLGTIKSRISQGIQKLKAMIGGDRYENDRGEIRGV; encoded by the coding sequence ATGAAAGCAAGCCATCTTGTCAAACAAGCCATAAAGGGCAACAAAGAAGCTTTATTACAACTCATCATGGCCGATCAGGACGCTTATTATCGTCTAGCGTATACCTACATGGGAAACGAGCATGATGCGATGGATGCCATGGAAGACATGATTGTTACACTGTATGAAAAGATTGATCAATTGCAAAAGGGCGAAGCATTCTACAGCTGGAGCAAAACCATTCTCGTCAATCGGTGCAAAACATTACTCCGCAAAAAAGGGCGATTTTTTCCACTGGAAGACGAGCAAGAACTATCCCTTGCTGCATTCACTGACGATAATCCATATCGCCATACAGAGTCTGAGCTGGATATGCAGGTGCTGCTATCCCATCTGAATGCTCAGCAGCGAGAAGCGATCGAACTTCGATATATTCATGATCTTCCGTACCAGACGATTGCGGACATGACCGGCGCGCCGCTCGGAACCATCAAATCGAGGATCTCACAAGGAATACAAAAACTGAAAGCCATGATCGGAGGTGATCGTTATGAAAACGATCGAGGAGAAATTAGAGGAGTATAA
- a CDS encoding GNAT family N-acetyltransferase, with product MEIEYKINTSLCSTDVSDVFKSSGIKRPADDLERIQRMIDNADVNISAWDGDKLVGIARGITDFSYCCYLSDLAVCQEYQKTGIGTELVERLREHLGEEVSLLLLSAPTAMEYYPRIGFEKTEKAFLIPRVK from the coding sequence ATGGAAATAGAGTACAAAATTAATACTTCGCTTTGTTCTACAGATGTTTCGGACGTTTTCAAAAGTTCTGGAATTAAACGTCCTGCTGATGACCTTGAACGTATTCAAAGAATGATTGATAATGCCGATGTTAACATTTCTGCTTGGGATGGGGATAAACTTGTAGGTATTGCAAGAGGTATTACTGATTTCTCATATTGTTGTTATTTATCAGATTTAGCGGTATGTCAGGAATATCAGAAGACTGGTATTGGAACAGAACTTGTTGAACGTTTACGGGAACACTTAGGGGAAGAGGTTTCTTTATTATTACTTTCTGCACCAACTGCAATGGAGTATTACCCACGTATTGGTTTTGAGAAGACAGAAAAAGCATTTTTGATACCGAGAGTAAAGTAA